A genomic segment from Bryobacteraceae bacterium encodes:
- a CDS encoding efflux RND transporter permease subunit: MSLPEFSIRRPITMLMATMILVLLGGIAFVRLPVDLMPEMVYPTISVRAEYPGVAPEEMENLVARPLEEAFASAPGVEEITSSSSEGTANVRVSFNYGTNLDEAANELRIRLDRRRNSLPEDMEPPIMYKFDLSQFPIMFLTIAADDMDPRELRHFTEKQIQYRLERVHGVAQFTVRGGLRREIHVDLDLEKLRGLNLSVADVVRVVREENLNRPVGPVREGRFEVLLRTQGEFQNLDQIRNLVVATRGAVPVYMRDIALIEDSHEEVRQMVSVDGKPAVRLFVYKQSGANTVEVADAVWEEVDRIHRDYANIHISATGDTSDYIKAAINNVKGSTVQGGALAVLVLLLFLRSFSATIVIGVAIPISVIATFAVMHMAGFTLNTVSFGGLALGVGMLVDNAIVVLENIFRHRERGLGLIDAAIVGSKEVALAVTASTLTTIAVFVPVLFMRGSSAVTFQQLAYVVTFSLFCSLAVALTLVPLMCSRFLGGDPNRSRTGLFGALYSWAGSAQDALADTYGSVIRWALDHRVVVLATAALMMAGAYQLTPLIGVELQPEADEGEVRATVELEPGTRVDVTDAYMQRLVDIVRENVPEMETIMVETGGGGFSRANSTHTGELRIRLKPLGERTRKASAVANAIRPLLARQPGAVVRTRVSSGSFNRGSRSGSGEGDRLSVEIRGHDLQTLEELAEKVRDQMAGVPGVPDVQISRQPGMPEMLVSVDRLKASTMGLNVSDIADALETSIGGRRTSMFRQQGDEYNILVRLAERDRLKLMQVGQVPLVTLGGRTVPADSVIHMRRQEGPVSIDRADQERIIIVSGTLADRDLGSVMRDLDARLRQIQRPLGFEFKYGGEYEEQQENFKELTFAAILALVLVYMVMASQFESLRDPFIILFSVPLAGIGVALVLVLTGTTFNMQGFLGLIVLVGIVVNNAIILIDYTNQLKRDGEFATLREAIVTAGSRRLRPILMTTTTTVLGLAPMALGIGEGAELQAPLARVVIGGLLTSTMITLIVIPVVYSLFEGLGAIEGKQHVIPTYQPAQGD; this comes from the coding sequence TTGAGCTTACCCGAGTTTTCCATTCGCCGCCCCATCACGATGCTGATGGCCACCATGATCCTGGTGCTGCTCGGCGGCATCGCGTTCGTGCGCCTCCCCGTGGATCTCATGCCGGAGATGGTCTATCCCACCATCAGCGTCCGCGCCGAGTACCCGGGCGTGGCTCCGGAGGAAATGGAAAACCTCGTCGCCCGCCCGCTCGAAGAGGCATTCGCCTCCGCCCCCGGCGTGGAGGAGATCACTTCCTCCTCGAGCGAGGGCACCGCCAACGTCCGCGTCTCGTTCAACTACGGCACCAACCTCGACGAAGCCGCCAACGAACTCCGCATCCGGCTCGACCGGCGCCGCAACTCGCTCCCCGAGGACATGGAACCGCCGATCATGTACAAGTTCGATCTGTCGCAGTTCCCGATCATGTTTCTTACGATCGCCGCCGACGACATGGACCCCCGTGAGCTGCGCCACTTCACTGAGAAGCAGATCCAGTACCGGCTCGAACGCGTTCACGGCGTGGCGCAGTTCACCGTCCGCGGCGGCCTGCGGCGCGAGATTCACGTCGACCTCGACCTGGAAAAGCTCCGCGGCCTGAACCTCTCCGTCGCCGACGTGGTTCGCGTGGTGCGCGAAGAAAACCTCAACCGCCCGGTGGGCCCCGTGCGCGAGGGCCGCTTCGAGGTGCTGCTGCGCACGCAGGGCGAGTTCCAGAACCTCGACCAGATCCGCAACCTCGTCGTCGCCACCCGCGGCGCCGTGCCCGTCTACATGCGGGACATCGCGCTCATTGAGGATTCGCACGAAGAAGTGCGGCAGATGGTTTCCGTCGACGGCAAGCCGGCCGTCCGCTTATTCGTCTACAAGCAGTCCGGCGCCAACACGGTGGAAGTGGCCGACGCGGTCTGGGAAGAAGTCGACCGCATTCACCGCGACTATGCGAACATCCACATCTCCGCCACCGGCGACACGTCCGACTACATCAAGGCGGCCATCAACAACGTAAAAGGCTCCACCGTCCAGGGCGGCGCCCTGGCCGTCCTGGTGCTGCTGCTGTTTCTGCGCAGCTTCTCCGCCACGATCGTCATCGGCGTCGCCATCCCGATTTCGGTGATCGCCACTTTCGCCGTGATGCACATGGCCGGCTTCACGCTGAACACCGTGTCGTTCGGCGGACTGGCGCTCGGCGTCGGCATGCTCGTCGACAACGCGATCGTCGTGCTCGAAAACATCTTCCGGCACCGGGAACGCGGACTCGGCCTGATCGACGCGGCCATTGTCGGCAGCAAAGAGGTGGCGCTGGCCGTCACGGCCTCCACCCTCACCACCATCGCCGTGTTCGTCCCCGTCCTGTTCATGCGCGGCAGTTCCGCGGTGACCTTCCAGCAGTTGGCGTACGTGGTGACGTTCTCGCTCTTCTGCTCGCTCGCCGTGGCGCTGACGCTTGTGCCCCTGATGTGCTCGCGCTTCCTCGGCGGCGACCCCAACCGGTCGCGAACCGGCCTCTTCGGCGCGCTCTACAGTTGGGCGGGCAGCGCTCAGGATGCCCTCGCCGACACCTACGGCTCCGTCATCCGCTGGGCGCTCGACCACCGCGTCGTCGTGCTCGCCACCGCCGCCCTGATGATGGCCGGGGCCTATCAGCTCACCCCGCTCATCGGCGTCGAACTCCAGCCGGAAGCCGACGAAGGCGAAGTGCGCGCCACCGTGGAACTCGAGCCCGGCACGCGCGTCGACGTCACCGACGCCTACATGCAGCGCCTGGTGGACATCGTCCGCGAAAACGTCCCGGAGATGGAAACGATCATGGTGGAAACCGGCGGCGGCGGCTTTTCCCGCGCCAACTCCACGCACACCGGCGAACTCCGCATCCGCCTCAAGCCGCTCGGCGAACGGACGCGCAAGGCCTCCGCCGTCGCCAACGCCATCCGCCCCTTGTTAGCCAGGCAGCCCGGCGCAGTGGTCCGGACCAGGGTTTCGAGCGGCAGTTTCAACCGCGGGTCCCGCTCCGGTTCCGGTGAAGGCGACCGGCTCTCGGTGGAGATCCGCGGGCACGACCTGCAAACGCTCGAGGAGCTCGCCGAAAAGGTCCGCGACCAGATGGCCGGCGTCCCCGGCGTCCCCGACGTGCAGATCTCCCGCCAACCCGGAATGCCGGAAATGCTGGTCTCGGTGGACCGGCTGAAGGCCTCCACAATGGGGCTCAACGTGAGCGATATCGCCGACGCCCTCGAAACCTCCATCGGCGGGCGCCGCACCTCGATGTTCCGCCAGCAGGGCGACGAGTACAACATTCTCGTCCGCCTCGCCGAGCGCGACCGGCTGAAGTTGATGCAGGTGGGCCAGGTCCCGCTCGTCACCCTCGGCGGCCGCACCGTTCCCGCCGACAGCGTGATCCATATGCGCCGCCAGGAAGGGCCCGTCTCCATCGACCGCGCCGATCAGGAGCGCATCATCATCGTGAGCGGCACCCTCGCCGACCGCGATCTCGGCAGCGTCATGCGCGACCTCGACGCCCGGCTCCGGCAGATCCAGCGTCCGCTCGGCTTCGAGTTCAAGTACGGCGGCGAGTACGAAGAGCAGCAGGAGAATTTCAAGGAGTTGACCTTCGCCGCCATCCTCGCCCTGGTGCTCGTCTACATGGTGATGGCGTCGCAGTTTGAATCCCTGCGCGATCCGTTCATCATTCTCTTCTCCGTGCCGCTCGCCGGCATCGGCGTGGCCCTGGTGCTCGTGCTCACGGGGACCACGTTCAACATGCAGGGCTTCCTCGGCCTCATCGTGCTGGTGGGCATCGTCGTCAATAACGCGATTATCCTCATCGACTACACCAACCAGTTGAAGCGCGACGGCGAGTTCGCCACCCTGCGCGAGGCCATCGTCACCGCCGGCAGCCGCCGCCTCCGTCCCATCCTGATGACCACCACCACCACCGTGCTCGGTCTCGCGCCCATGGCGCTTGGCATCGGCGAAGGCGCCGAACTGCAGGCGCCGCTCGCGCGTGTGGTGATCGGCGGCCTGCTCACCTCCACGATGATCACCCTCATCGTGATCCCCGTGGTCTACAGCCTGTTCGAAGGGCTCGGGGCGATCGAAGGGAAACAACACGTCATCCCCACTTATCAGCCCGCCCAGGGCGACTGA
- a CDS encoding ABC transporter ATP-binding protein produces MATATADLIARGEQLKRDGIVIRTYDLRKTYVMGDQEINAVAGTDIEIRRGEYVAIMGPSGSGKSTLMNLIGCLDTPTGGLYYINGSLVSQMSDDELARIRNKEIGFVFQTFNLLARATALHNVELPLIYAGIPAEKRLEMAKGALRHVDLEQRMYHRPSELSGGQRQRVAVARALVNNPSILLADEPTGNLDSATGNEIMGLFDRLHQQGNTIVLVTHEHDIAMYAHRILYIRDGKVEKDEKIK; encoded by the coding sequence ATGGCCACGGCTACAGCCGATCTGATCGCCCGCGGAGAGCAACTCAAGCGAGACGGCATCGTCATCCGCACGTACGACTTGCGGAAGACCTACGTCATGGGCGACCAGGAGATCAATGCCGTTGCCGGCACCGACATCGAGATCCGCCGCGGTGAATACGTGGCGATCATGGGACCGTCCGGTTCGGGCAAGTCGACGCTGATGAACCTGATCGGGTGTCTGGACACCCCGACGGGGGGGCTGTACTACATCAATGGGTCACTGGTGTCGCAGATGTCGGATGACGAACTGGCTCGGATCCGGAACAAAGAGATCGGGTTCGTCTTTCAGACGTTCAACCTGCTGGCGCGCGCCACTGCCCTTCATAACGTGGAACTGCCGTTGATTTACGCCGGCATTCCGGCCGAGAAGCGGCTGGAAATGGCAAAAGGGGCGCTGCGGCACGTGGACCTCGAACAGCGCATGTATCACCGTCCCAGCGAGCTATCCGGCGGACAGCGTCAGCGCGTGGCGGTGGCGCGGGCGCTGGTGAACAATCCCTCGATTTTGCTTGCCGACGAGCCGACCGGAAACCTGGATTCGGCCACCGGGAACGAAATCATGGGCTTATTCGACCGGCTGCACCAGCAGGGCAATACGATCGTGCTGGTGACCCACGAGCACGACATCGCCATGTACGCCCACCGGATTCTGTACATCCGCGACGGCAAGGTGGAGAAGGACGAAAAAATCAAGTAG
- a CDS encoding CHAT domain-containing tetratricopeptide repeat protein codes for MKAIVPCLLLLAMTGRSPGSPDPGTLPSADVVRSIKTIRTLINETNFDEALRFATSLDGWARQNPGSSWAAFVPLYRGICLQRTFQFPEAIAAYVQARETALASGNRIVASTASHNLSNLHLQAGATKAALAAAEDALRSFPPGGPRDHLLQIQIHHARLLARDGHFDEFERRLRELLLSATFSNKRTQEAWVWEALGNEALFRGDTAEAGDAFSRAYRIRLLARDPDAASTLWRLGEVRLATGDPAGALRLFEAASAGSRNLEGSLAAWRRNALRARALLAAGDRERALDLFRRAAADVEESRIGLLPADLLRVDAGEAVNIVFDGYVEALLASGSADLNELSRALVGRRAASLRADPVWVNHIRQSLPPAYWAALNRLQALQVRAYRARAAIPELSRLRGEMAAMEAAAGAAGALGATPKRPLELADLSASEAVLVFHSAGPSRFLLAGSRKGWTLTRLPPGEELPRLLRQFDAAVAEGNPSAAELGEGAYRALFGKLPADIAGRRSWILLLADSLFRTPFAAMVVSKDGGRPRYLVEDHALKVAPGLWTRDRVNPAGPAGLSFLGVGDPIYNAADPRRKAMDLTMPGVELPRLAGSGREVQSCAALFGRNQVLTGEAASLARLASALAEPDVIHIASHALPAPDSPAETLLALSLGPMGAPELLSPEWISSRRVRARVVVMNGCRSGGGETRPGEGLMGLTRAWLYAGAGSVVATYWPTVDDSGEIIAEFYRNWRRSDFAASSPEEALRQAQISMISLGGWRANPRYWGAYFLSSAGSEPANAGVVRSGGSPIKSGSKPVAIAR; via the coding sequence ATGAAAGCGATCGTCCCATGCCTGCTGCTGTTGGCGATGACGGGCCGTTCGCCGGGTTCGCCGGATCCCGGCACGCTCCCTTCAGCGGATGTCGTGCGTTCAATAAAGACCATCCGCACCCTGATCAACGAAACGAACTTCGACGAAGCGCTTCGCTTCGCGACCTCTCTCGATGGTTGGGCCAGGCAGAACCCCGGTTCCTCCTGGGCCGCATTCGTCCCTCTCTACCGCGGCATCTGCCTGCAGCGGACGTTTCAATTTCCGGAAGCGATCGCCGCATATGTCCAGGCCCGCGAGACCGCGCTTGCCTCCGGCAACCGGATCGTCGCGAGCACGGCCTCCCATAACCTTTCCAACCTTCATCTTCAAGCCGGCGCGACCAAAGCGGCATTGGCCGCGGCTGAAGACGCATTGCGCTCCTTCCCGCCCGGCGGTCCGCGCGACCACCTTCTCCAAATTCAGATTCATCACGCCCGTCTGCTCGCCCGAGACGGCCATTTCGACGAGTTCGAGCGGCGGCTGCGAGAGCTTCTGCTTTCGGCCACCTTTTCGAACAAACGAACCCAAGAAGCGTGGGTGTGGGAGGCGCTCGGTAACGAGGCCCTGTTCCGCGGAGATACGGCCGAGGCCGGCGACGCATTTTCGCGCGCCTATCGCATCCGCCTTCTGGCCCGCGATCCCGATGCCGCGAGCACCCTGTGGCGCCTGGGCGAGGTACGGCTGGCGACGGGCGATCCGGCCGGCGCGCTGCGTCTTTTCGAAGCCGCTTCGGCCGGCAGCCGCAACCTCGAGGGGTCGTTGGCCGCGTGGCGCAGGAACGCGTTGCGCGCCCGGGCGCTGCTGGCCGCGGGCGACCGCGAACGCGCGCTGGACCTTTTTCGACGGGCAGCCGCCGACGTGGAGGAATCGCGAATCGGGCTCCTGCCGGCGGACCTGCTTCGCGTGGACGCCGGCGAGGCGGTGAACATCGTCTTCGATGGATACGTGGAAGCGCTGCTCGCCTCCGGCTCCGCCGACCTGAACGAACTGTCGCGGGCGCTGGTCGGCCGGCGGGCGGCCAGCCTTCGCGCCGATCCGGTATGGGTGAATCACATCCGCCAATCGCTGCCGCCCGCCTATTGGGCCGCGCTGAATCGCCTGCAGGCGCTGCAGGTGCGGGCCTACCGGGCTCGGGCGGCGATTCCGGAACTGTCCCGGCTGCGCGGGGAGATGGCCGCGATGGAAGCCGCCGCCGGAGCCGCCGGAGCGCTCGGCGCGACGCCCAAGCGCCCGTTGGAGCTGGCCGACCTGAGCGCGTCGGAGGCTGTCCTGGTATTCCACTCAGCGGGCCCATCCCGTTTCTTGCTCGCCGGCAGCCGCAAGGGCTGGACGCTCACCCGCTTGCCGCCCGGCGAGGAACTCCCCCGGCTGTTGCGGCAGTTCGACGCGGCGGTGGCGGAAGGGAATCCTTCGGCGGCCGAACTCGGCGAAGGGGCTTATCGGGCGCTCTTCGGAAAGCTGCCCGCGGATATCGCCGGACGCCGATCGTGGATCCTCCTTCTTGCCGACAGCTTGTTCCGAACCCCGTTCGCCGCGATGGTTGTCTCGAAGGACGGCGGCCGCCCGCGTTACCTCGTTGAGGACCACGCGCTGAAAGTCGCGCCGGGGCTTTGGACGCGTGACCGGGTGAATCCAGCGGGTCCGGCCGGGCTGAGTTTTCTCGGCGTCGGCGACCCGATCTACAACGCCGCCGACCCACGGCGCAAGGCAATGGATCTGACCATGCCCGGTGTCGAACTACCGCGTCTCGCTGGCTCGGGCCGCGAGGTTCAATCGTGTGCGGCGCTCTTCGGGCGCAACCAGGTACTGACTGGCGAGGCCGCATCGCTGGCGCGGCTGGCTTCGGCCCTCGCGGAGCCCGATGTGATTCACATCGCTTCGCACGCTCTGCCGGCGCCGGATTCGCCGGCCGAGACCCTGTTGGCGTTATCGCTCGGGCCGATGGGCGCGCCGGAGCTTCTCAGTCCGGAATGGATCTCGTCGCGGCGGGTTCGGGCTCGGGTGGTGGTGATGAACGGGTGCCGGTCCGGCGGCGGCGAGACTCGCCCTGGCGAGGGCCTGATGGGGCTGACGAGGGCGTGGCTCTATGCCGGCGCCGGATCGGTGGTGGCGACTTACTGGCCGACGGTGGATGATTCCGGAGAAATCATCGCCGAATTTTATCGGAATTGGAGGCGGTCGGATTTCGCGGCATCCTCCCCGGAAGAGGCGCTGCGGCAGGCGCAGATTTCAATGATTTCACTGGGCGGGTGGAGGGCGAATCCGCGCTACTGGGGTGCGTATTTTCTCTCCAGTGCGGGTAGCGAACCCGCCAACGCGGGGGTTGTCAGATCAGGTGGATCCCCTATAAAATCTGGGAGTAAACCTGTTGCGATTGCCCGGTAG
- a CDS encoding DUF4126 domain-containing protein — translation MELLQTLGSALGLGFLSGFRLYATVLAAGLAIRFHLLSLNQEMSALSVLADWKVIAAAGAACAIEFLADKIPWVDSAWDSIHTVIRPVAAVMLAGAALGDTDPVFKTILSLLAGSVALTAHSAKAATRLAVNHSPEPFTNVALSLAEDVAAPVGLWLVWEHPMWFLAGLGVFLVFFAIFAPIIWRMVRLEMAALGALLGKWFGARQDVPATPPQVIDSNPAAAQLWAQIRDRLVELPAGLAGAAGTSFGVRAAGTKSVPGLKRSLGYICLADESLVFVTRRGFRTRTHRIPYSDLRGSRHTAGFFLDELTVTSAGGEQTFDLLKIAPSEPSPAFAVAGARGTP, via the coding sequence GTGGAATTGTTGCAAACACTCGGATCCGCACTGGGCCTGGGCTTTCTCTCCGGGTTTCGGCTCTACGCCACCGTGCTCGCGGCTGGCCTGGCGATCCGGTTCCACTTGTTGTCCTTGAACCAGGAGATGTCGGCGCTCTCTGTCCTGGCGGACTGGAAAGTCATCGCCGCCGCCGGCGCGGCCTGCGCCATCGAATTCCTGGCCGACAAGATCCCGTGGGTGGACAGCGCGTGGGATTCGATCCACACCGTCATCCGGCCCGTCGCTGCCGTCATGCTCGCCGGCGCCGCGCTCGGCGATACTGACCCGGTGTTCAAAACCATCCTTTCCCTGCTCGCCGGCAGTGTCGCCCTCACCGCCCACTCGGCCAAGGCAGCCACCCGCCTGGCGGTGAACCACAGTCCGGAGCCGTTCACCAACGTGGCGCTCAGCCTGGCCGAAGACGTCGCCGCGCCGGTGGGACTCTGGCTCGTGTGGGAGCATCCCATGTGGTTCCTGGCCGGACTCGGCGTGTTTCTCGTTTTCTTCGCGATCTTTGCCCCGATCATCTGGCGGATGGTCCGGCTCGAAATGGCGGCTCTCGGCGCGCTGCTCGGCAAGTGGTTCGGCGCGCGGCAGGACGTACCCGCCACGCCGCCGCAAGTGATTGATTCCAATCCGGCCGCGGCCCAGCTGTGGGCACAGATCCGGGATCGTCTGGTGGAACTGCCCGCCGGTTTGGCCGGCGCCGCCGGCACCAGCTTCGGCGTCCGAGCCGCCGGCACGAAGTCGGTACCCGGTCTAAAGCGTTCCCTCGGCTACATCTGCCTCGCCGACGAAAGTCTCGTGTTCGTTACCCGGCGCGGATTCCGTACCCGTACGCATCGGATTCCGTACTCGGACCTTCGGGGTTCGCGGCATACCGCCGGCTTTTTCCTCGACGAGTTGACGGTGACCTCCGCGGGCGGAGAACAGACGTTCGATCTCCTCAAAATCGCCCCCTCCGAGCCGTCTCCCGCATTTGCCGTGGCCGGAGCGCGTGGTACCCCGTAA
- a CDS encoding efflux RND transporter periplasmic adaptor subunit: MPKPKVIIALVFVAAAAVLIGLRIRTAFAEHAEANAKAAKKKGGARVVSVSVGKAEYGHVREEILLTGSLRPKEQVDVVAKATGRVERLRFQLGDRINKGDLIAELEDDELQQQVQRATAALAVVQASSRQRQAELENAKAQLGRTESLMKEGLIPRTEYDSRRTAYEVSSAQLQLAKAQEGQAQAEINELKIRLAQTKIYAPMTGLVARRYVDEGALLSPATPIVSLVNMATMVTMANVPEREVGKLRAGNRAVVEVDAFGDRQFEGRVARIGPVLDAATRTATVEVEIPNREGGLKAEMFARVMLDLESTRQAVLIPREGLVYRGQQPGVYVTDNNRPTFRPVETGQTLGAKVEIVENLSAGDTIVLRGATMLREGDGIRIAEDTSAADSQTRTAEAREDRPAPARTASKKKIIRDPAVPEGAASGQ; encoded by the coding sequence TTGCCGAAACCGAAAGTGATCATCGCGCTGGTCTTCGTGGCGGCTGCCGCCGTCCTGATCGGCCTCCGGATCCGCACCGCATTCGCTGAGCACGCCGAAGCCAATGCCAAGGCGGCCAAGAAGAAAGGGGGCGCCCGCGTAGTCAGCGTCAGCGTGGGCAAGGCCGAATACGGCCATGTCCGGGAAGAGATCCTTCTCACCGGGTCTCTCCGGCCCAAGGAGCAGGTGGATGTGGTCGCCAAGGCCACCGGCCGCGTGGAGCGGCTGCGATTCCAACTCGGCGATCGGATCAACAAAGGCGACCTCATCGCCGAACTCGAAGACGACGAACTCCAGCAGCAGGTGCAGCGCGCCACCGCGGCGCTCGCCGTCGTCCAGGCCTCCAGCCGCCAGCGCCAGGCCGAACTCGAAAACGCCAAGGCCCAGCTCGGCCGGACCGAGTCCCTGATGAAGGAAGGGCTCATTCCGCGCACCGAGTACGACTCCCGCCGCACCGCCTACGAGGTTTCCTCGGCGCAGCTCCAGCTCGCCAAGGCGCAGGAAGGCCAGGCGCAGGCCGAGATCAATGAACTGAAGATCCGCCTCGCCCAAACGAAGATATACGCGCCGATGACCGGCCTCGTGGCGCGCCGCTACGTCGACGAGGGCGCGCTGTTGAGCCCGGCCACGCCGATCGTCTCGCTGGTGAACATGGCCACCATGGTCACAATGGCCAACGTGCCCGAACGCGAAGTCGGCAAACTTCGCGCCGGCAACCGGGCTGTCGTCGAGGTGGACGCCTTCGGCGACCGGCAGTTCGAGGGACGGGTCGCCCGCATCGGCCCCGTGCTCGACGCCGCCACCCGAACCGCGACCGTCGAGGTGGAGATCCCGAACCGCGAAGGTGGGCTCAAGGCGGAAATGTTCGCCCGCGTGATGCTCGATCTCGAAAGCACGCGCCAAGCCGTCCTGATTCCGCGCGAGGGCCTGGTTTATCGCGGCCAGCAGCCCGGCGTCTACGTCACCGACAACAACCGGCCGACGTTCCGGCCCGTCGAGACCGGGCAAACGCTCGGGGCCAAAGTGGAAATCGTCGAGAATCTCTCGGCCGGCGACACGATCGTGCTGCGCGGCGCCACCATGCTGCGCGAAGGCGACGGAATCCGGATCGCCGAAGACACCTCTGCCGCGGACAGCCAGACCCGGACGGCCGAAGCGCGGGAGGATCGGCCCGCCCCGGCGCGCACGGCGTCAAAAAAAAAGATAATCCGTGATCCGGCAGTGCCGGAAGGCGCCGCCAGCGGCCAGTAA
- a CDS encoding efflux RND transporter periplasmic adaptor subunit — protein MKTKWKITLGILAALIAGGGIFGAIQYKKRGVVTVQTGRAVRQNLVSLVTASGEIKPRNYINIGTSANVPSRITSILVAEGQSVHKGQLLATLESVQPEAQVAAQRANVSSAEADSAAAEAALKSADQNIRTLEASLARTQAELERAKINFSRTDKLFQEKLIAKQEYDQRRIEVQAAEAAVREAQARIPQARADLERQRAGMVAAQRRVTLGQANLRAAQDVLQRTQAVAPIDGMVTNLPVRIGETVVPGIQNSPSSLIMTIADMSLITAEVKVDETDIVNVKLDQVADVSIDAMPNQTFKGRVIEIGNTAILRSTGLAASQSAISSQEAKDFKVVVALDNPPAEIRPGLSCTAKVVTATRNGALSIPIQALTVRQKGDLEPEAEKGKKDEPARRDPEAEKARKEEIQGVFVVQGEKAAFRKVETGITGATDIEVLSGVNEGQEIITGSYKVIRTLRNDARVLVDNKAPAKPES, from the coding sequence TTGAAGACCAAGTGGAAGATTACTCTCGGCATCCTTGCCGCCCTGATTGCAGGCGGCGGGATCTTCGGAGCCATCCAATACAAGAAGCGCGGCGTCGTCACGGTGCAAACCGGGCGGGCGGTGCGGCAGAACCTGGTCTCGCTGGTGACAGCGTCGGGCGAGATCAAACCCAGAAATTACATCAATATCGGGACCAGCGCGAACGTGCCGTCGCGGATCACGAGCATCCTCGTGGCCGAGGGGCAAAGCGTTCACAAGGGGCAGTTGCTCGCGACGCTCGAATCGGTGCAGCCGGAGGCGCAAGTGGCCGCGCAACGGGCCAATGTGAGTTCGGCGGAGGCGGATTCGGCAGCGGCGGAGGCGGCGCTCAAGTCCGCCGACCAGAATATCCGTACCCTCGAGGCGTCGCTCGCCCGGACCCAGGCGGAGTTGGAGCGCGCCAAGATCAACTTCTCACGGACGGATAAGCTCTTTCAGGAGAAGCTGATCGCCAAGCAGGAGTATGACCAGAGGCGGATCGAAGTGCAGGCCGCCGAGGCCGCCGTGCGGGAAGCGCAGGCGCGGATTCCCCAGGCCAGGGCCGATCTCGAGCGGCAGCGCGCCGGCATGGTTGCAGCGCAGCGCCGGGTAACGCTTGGCCAAGCGAACCTGCGGGCCGCGCAGGACGTGCTGCAGCGGACCCAGGCGGTGGCCCCGATCGATGGCATGGTCACCAACCTGCCGGTCCGGATCGGTGAGACGGTGGTGCCGGGCATCCAGAATTCACCCTCGAGCCTGATCATGACGATCGCCGATATGTCGTTGATTACAGCCGAGGTAAAGGTGGACGAAACCGACATCGTCAACGTGAAGCTCGATCAGGTGGCCGATGTCTCCATCGACGCCATGCCGAACCAGACGTTCAAGGGCCGCGTGATTGAGATCGGCAACACGGCCATCCTGCGGTCCACGGGGCTGGCGGCGTCGCAATCGGCGATATCGAGCCAGGAGGCGAAGGACTTCAAAGTGGTGGTGGCGCTCGACAACCCGCCGGCCGAGATCCGGCCCGGGCTGTCGTGCACGGCGAAGGTGGTGACGGCGACGCGGAACGGCGCACTTTCGATCCCCATCCAGGCGCTCACCGTGCGTCAGAAGGGCGACCTCGAGCCGGAGGCGGAGAAGGGAAAGAAGGACGAGCCGGCGCGGCGCGATCCCGAAGCCGAAAAGGCCCGCAAGGAAGAGATCCAGGGCGTGTTCGTGGTGCAGGGCGAGAAGGCCGCCTTCCGGAAGGTGGAGACGGGAATCACCGGCGCCACCGACATCGAAGTGCTGTCCGGGGTGAACGAGGGGCAGGAGATTATCACGGGCAGCTACAAGGTGATCCGCACGCTGCGGAACGATGCCCGGGTACTGGTGGACAACAAGGCCCCGGCCAAGCCAGAATCGTAG